A window of Littorina saxatilis isolate snail1 linkage group LG7, US_GU_Lsax_2.0, whole genome shotgun sequence contains these coding sequences:
- the LOC138970244 gene encoding serine-rich adhesin for platelets-like: MLRTTRAKLVPLLQNDGVLVPVSEFDRGRLDCRNVPGVFLKVHNDLYHKKKKATSLPNAGEEALKATSLPNAGEALKATSLPNAGEALKATSLPNAGEALKATSLPNAGEALKATSLPNAGEALKATSLPNAGEALKATSLPNAGEALKATSLPNAGEALKATSLPNAGEALKATSLPNAGEALKATSLPNAGEALKATSLPNAGEALKATSLPNAGEALKATSLPNAGEALKATSLPNAGEALKATSLPNAGEALKATSLPNAGEALKATSLPNAGEALKATSLPNAGEALKATSLPNAGEALKATSLPNAGEALKATSLPNAGEEEESNISSKPLKSLTPSFSTDCCCQLC, encoded by the exons ATGCTGCGAACAACAAGAGCCAAGCTGGTTCCACTGCTGCAAAACGACGGCGTGCTGGTTCCAGTCAGCGAGTTTGATCGTGGGCGCCTTGATTGCAGAAACGTGCCTGGGGTGTTCCTGAAGGTTCACAACGACCTGTACCAC aagaagaagaaagcaacaAGCCTGCCCAACGCTGGAGAAGAAGCATTGAAAGCAACAAGCCTGCCCAACGCTGGAGAAGCATTGAAAGCAACAAGCCTGCCCAACGCTGGAGAAGCATTGAAAGCAACAAGCCTGCCCAACGCTGGAGAAGCATTGAAAGCAACAAGCCTGCCCAACGCTGGAGAAGCATTGAAAGCAACAAGCCTGCCCAACGCTGGAGAAGCATTGAAAGCAACAAGCCTGCCCAACGCTGGAGAAGCATTGAAAGCAACAAGCCTGCCCAACGCTGGAGAAGCATTGAAAGCAACAAGCCTGCCCAACGCTGGAGAAGCATTGAAAGCAACAAGCCTGCCCAACGCTGGAGAAGCATTGAAAGCAACAAGCCTGCCCAACGCTGGAGAAGCATTGAAAGCAACAAGCCTGCCCAACGCTGGAGAAGCATTGAAAGCAACAAGCCTGCCCAACGCTGGAGAAGCATTGAAAGCAACAAGCCTGCCCAACGCTGGAGAAGCATTGAAAGCAACAAGCCTGCCCAACGCTGGAGAAGCATTGAAAGCAACAAGCCTGCCCAACGCTGGAGAAGCATTGAAAGCAACAAGCCTGCCCAACGCTGGAGAAGCATTGAAAGCAACAAGCCTGCCCAACGCTGGAGAAGCATTGAAAGCAACAAGCCTGCCCAACGCTGGAGAAGCATTGAAAGCAACAAGCCTGCCCAACGCTGGAGAAGCATTGAAAGCAACAAGCCTGCCCAACGCTGGAGAAGCATTGAAAGCAACAAGCCTGCCCAACGCTGGAGAAGCATTGAAAGCAACAAGCCTGCCCAACgctggagaagaagaagaaagcaacaTTTCCTCTAAGCCCCTCAAAAGCCTTACACCATCCTTTTCCACTGATTGTTGCTGTCAGCTGTGTTGA
- the LOC138971842 gene encoding E3 ubiquitin-protein ligase Siah1-like: MSRQPANNVKTRGVVPGVPGTSGPTLPAQDLPSPNWPAANNSDLASYFECPVCFDYALPPIMQCQSGHIVCQSCRQKLATCPTCRGPLGNIRNLAMEKVAATVMFPCRYSNNGCLQTLLHTDKGEHEETCEFRPYTCPCPGASCKWQGSLEQVMPHLMQSHKSITTLQGEDIVFLATDINLPGAVDWVMMQSCFGHNFMLVLEKQEKIDGLQMFYAIVQLIGTRKQAENFIYRLELNGHRRRLTWEAAPRSIHDGIQSAIMSSDCLVFDTNIAQLFADHGNLGINVTISVCER, translated from the exons ATGAGTCGACAACCTGCCAACAACGTAAAGACAAGGGGGGTGGTGCCGGGGGTCCCTGGCACCAGTGGACCCACTCTCCCCGCTCAGGACCTCCCATCACCAAACT GGCCGGCAGCCAACAACTCGGATCTGGCGAGCTACTTTGAATGTCCGGTGTGCTTCGACTATGCCTTGCCACCCATCATGCAGTGTCAGAGCGGCCATATTGTGTGTCAGTCGTGTCGACAGAAACTGGCCACCTGCCCCACGTGCAGAGGACCTCTGG GCAACATCCGCAACTTGGCAATGGAAAAGGTTGCGGCAACAGTGATGTTTCCATGCAGATATTCCAACAATGGCTGTCTTCAAACACTCTTACACACAGACAAGGGGGAACACGAAGAAACGTGTGAATTCAG GCCGTACACGTGTCCCTGTCCTGGCGCATCATGCAAATGGCAGGGGTCACTGGAGCAGGTCATGCCCCACCTGATGCAGTCACACAAAAGTATCACTACATTGCAAG GTGAAGACATTGTGTTCCTAGCGACGGACATCAACTTGCCCGGTGCGGTTGACTGGGTGATGATGCAGTCGTGTTTTGGTCACAACTTTATGCTGGTGCTAGAAAAACAGGAAAAGATCGACGGCCTGCAAATGTTCTATGCCATCGTTCAGCTCATCGGCACGCGCAAGCAGGCAGAGAATTTTATCTACAG aCTGGAGCTGAACGGACACAGGCGACGGCTGACGTGGGAGGCGGCACCTCGCAGCATACACGACGGCATCCAGTCGGCAATCATGTCCAGTGACTGTCTCGTCTTCGACACGAACATCGCCCAGCTTTTTGCCGACCACGGCAACCTGGGAATCAACGTCACCATTTCCGTCTGCGAAAGATAG